gccagccctatatttacgccactggacataggatactttttgtctcgggaaaatgtacggttcccgaatcccgcgcggttactccgttgtgcaagagttatggcacaacggagttgcgggcgtcatctagtaaatatgtataatatattattacatattaaaattttcattttccatttttattttgcatgtacggTTGAatagttgctgaaaatatatttgtttacattattcaactattaattaattttcaaattaatacatagctccactttcacgtcgtatagtcgattacctactcgtctgtggtattacttttaaacggatgattcgttctccatcatcatggatttcgaagacctcatgaacatgattgctttggaattagtttgcgccctataatttttaattaggtaaacaacctgtaATTAGTAatatctaataagtaataggtaactaataagatgatcttacaaataaataaatacacagtaaaaaatcatattcaatgaatttgaaagaatatttcatgatcgtgtatatttaagtaaatatagctttcgatacagattttccgcggaaaaagtctgtggaaatattctgaaatccaaacttaatagtaatttggctcattactttttattgtgctaaaaatataaacaattaccaaaaaagtgcagtgacttgtatgagaatcatattatgagaAAAGCGGTCACgtgtttccgccgtcaaccgacccgcggcgttgccgtagcttagcaacgatatccaagaggcctataattCAAAGATAATTTTGCTCATGTTTAATATAATGATgttgtacataaaatatagcaattaataaaagttttcctgtttttattttatacttaagtgTCTAACGACAATTAAAATTTCCGGTTTCTATAAGTTCACCACAAGCAGATAACCATAAAGCAACGATTTCACTAGGGTCTAGGGGACACTTGACATTTACAGGTTGCGTGACGTCTTGTCGTCGTGCGTGACATACTCAACCACAGATTACATACtcaacgaatactatactcacaaggagGACATACTGTTCACCACCtccgtgagtaatttgtatCCTGTGGACTAGACTGTGAACAAGTCATACGCATACATATTCACCCCTATAGCATATAATAGAAGTTTTTGATTCACCCCTGTTTGTCCCTCAGACAAAATTGCAGGGGTAAACTATGTGAATATCGGACGGCTTGCCACCACCATCCACGCAACATGTCTCCCCCTAGTGAAAACGtggctttataaaataaaaactacctATGAATTTATAGTAAAgtgaacaatataatatactagtaaTATGTGAAAGTGAATAAGTTTTGTGTATTTAGTCGAAATACTTGTTCACTGTATCGAGATGGTGTCGAAATATCAGTGTCCTTTTTGTAACATTTCCTAGTACACAAGTTACTGTGTTCCTAAACAAGATGGGGgtgaatcataaagttaatattatctatccgataggtaatattaactttatggggtgAATATTCACTTATGTTGTGAACTCCTCCGATATTATAGACCCGGAAATATATCTGAATGGAGCGAAAGATAAGGTTGTTCAGTTACTCAAGATGCAACTGGAAAAAGATCATCAAAGTCAATATGGAACTTTTCTGCACATAGGTACATCGTCATAAAAGACGATAAAGTAGTAAGTGATTTGAAATCTTTCAATGTGAAAAATGTAGGTATTACATTAtctttttaggtattacactagactccaagcttcagtggggccctcatattgctgggttggccgacagactcagttcagcagcatatgtagtaagtaagattagacaattttcagatgaaacaacagcacgtctagtgtattttagttactttcatagtattatgtcctacggcattttgctgtggggcaatgctgcagatataaatacaatttttgtgctgcagaagcgagctgtgcgggcaatctacaagttggcccgtaatacttcacttagagaaaaatttaaggaaactggaatcttaactgttgcttctcaatatgtcctatcaaatgtattatatgttaaaaagaatatatatcaattcacgaaaaaatgtgatacttacccatgggagaaatactcgtaataaacataagcttgaaattccggtgactagacttactaaagtcaaaaattcttttaaaggtcaatgtatacgcctttataataagatcccagaaagcgttcaaaatctctcaattaatagatttaaaaaagttgttaaagaacgtttgtgtaccaaagcgtactataaagttactgatttcatgaatgatagtacaccatgggaataaggtcgccccctgcagagctgtttcattataatatgtataataattgtacattcgttgtattttatttagtcataatgacactgttattttataatatattttttgtaattttccatctttttagaaaaagatggccccgtgcgagtttcttacgccggttcttctcgccgggttagttccctaaccggtggtaggcatctgtgtagccccgacgttcagagaatatttgaaaaaaattattctgaataaaaaaatttgagtttgagtttgagtttgagtttgtagGTCTCCAACAGCAGCAGCAACAACCACAACACCTCTCACCGGATTTATATGAACTGTATCAAAATTTTTGTTCTAAAATTTTACGAAAATGTGAACGATTTCAAGAGAGAGATAGTGGATGGGCTTTGGAAAAGATCGAGTTTTTAGAAGTGAACATCAACAAGTTGGATCTCATGAAAGGAGGCTTTTATGTACCTACCACTTCCTGATTGGATTCAACGAAAGAAAGCTTGTGTAAATGTGAAAAACGAGGACGACGCTTGCTTTTTCTAGGCTCTGGTGAGCGCCTTATATCCGACAGACAGCAATTCAGATTTCAGATCGGACATCCTCTTATCCATCATACCATTCATACCTGACTGTATTTAAAACGGAAGGTATTCAGTTACCAGTCAGTTTGAAGGGAATTAAACGCTTTGAAGTTTTAAAGCAAATTAAAGTGAATGTGTATGGTGTTGATGAAAAAAAGAAACGTGTTAAACGTAAATTCACGAAAAAAATTGGGTGTAATAAGGCTCTCATTGAGCTGCCCTCCATCACTGATAACattttacgttttaaaaatgttagtcATCAATTCacaaaaatgaatataatttgaaaactacTTATTGTACCCATGAACACCGAGATCACGTTCCTTGTAGTTTTAGTTAAGTATTTTATGTAACATTGTAACTATAATGAATCACTGTCAAAATTAATTGTAAGTATATCAAGGTCATGATTGTGTACAAAAGTTTgttgataatatttataatgacGCTAGTGTTATAGcggacataatatttagttcTGATTGATTACGATAGAAACATTGATTTTTCCACATTAGTACAACAACTCTTTCTGACATATTTGTGTACAACCATTATTATCAACTGATCACACTGTCGTCGATCATTGTCATTTCACTGGGAAAATCAGGAAACTGTGGTTACGTGGTTATCGCAGTAAAAGTTAGGCTTTATACGTCTCTATCTTGGCTATTTTTcatcttacaaaaataaaaaggaaaccAAAAGCTTTTTTAGGAAACGAACTCAAATTTTgttctttatgtttttttacgaatatccaatattttaaaagttatatccaaaacaaaattaaatttacgaaaatttgaaaaattaaaattttatgaaatttttttttttcaaaagtaagCATTCTAAAGCAGGTTAATTTTTTGAGATCATAACTTAtgctaaaataaagaaaaacctttaaggataaccataaatttgagatattgtagaaatggtgaacgttttatttttcgttttttccaaaaaaaattcgaaagtgtcatcttatttttattataacttgctcaattttaatgctattaactttttacagTAATCAATAGAAAGAtaattttaagtactttaaaaagtgttcaggaagtatatgtcataaaatgcataaattttccgttatttgtgtatgaatgtttagattaaagtactcgccgaaaaaaagtatacatataatcacctatatttcactttagattaaaattagaaggttattaaaattaggcagttatttgttattttattgactttaatttaggttataacacatttttcgtaaaaacgtttagtttttgagttatttatgaaaaaccgttttaaaacatgtagttttatctcgaaaaatcaCAATCTTCGATCTTTAATTACTCAGAAAGTATTGAtttattccaaaaactttatacaacaaattttgcttaaaatttgtctgtttatcgatttttgcggtttttattatttaaaaatatttcaccccTGAGAAGGTTGGCAACTTGGCATCCACCCCCAGGGCAAAAGCGCAAGTTGGCACTATGTCActtttgtttcttagggtatccCTCACCTACtcaccaattttcatgaaaatcgatgaAGGTTCCACGAAATCGGAGGTGAAAACCTTCAGTGACTCCACTATCGGGGGGATTGGGGGATCTTTTTCTGAAAAGATCATCTACAAGGTTGGTCTGTTAAAGAGCGATAATAAaccttttcaaaaaaatatcacttttttgcttataagttataactttttaaatttttaatttagggtaaaaagttatatgaacatatttgtaggcaaaataatttgcaacaaattatgttctaaatttttttttgtaagactTATAGTTTCTGAGATATCACGAAAATAGTGTTGTTACCCTTTTATTCAAGATGGCGGCCAGAGGACAAGAGTGGCGACTGGCGatcccacaaacttgaggtgcTTCCCCCAACATTGACCCCCCCAACATATTCCAAAATTAAAATCGCGTCCTCTAATAAAATAATGCAATATTCGGtcctaaaattgtaacatttcaatggactatttcactactgtagggtaaatatatacatatattgctTTATTGTGCTTCAGACCTTTGATTTTTGACGTCAAATGAAGCGGCCCACCaagtagaatatttttttgtaatattattacggttccgtacccaaagggtaaaactgtctctccgtctgtctctaggctgtatttcaagaaccgctatagctagacgaGCCGCGCCAGCTCAAGCGACGCATACTTTGTTTCACTCCCACTAGTCATGGCCGTGTGCTGGAGCGAGCTAGAGAatatgcgtagctcgatttttattcagcggtatccgcttttctgacatttcactagatttagggcctgtttcaccacttcctgataagtgccgaataggctatctaccacttaacttgacagatgaagtatggagaatctgtcaaaaaagtcgtaaatagcctattcggcactttatcagaaagtggtgaaacaggcccgtcTAGTGAATTGACACATCACTAGAtatttttagtaagaagacgtaatatGCAAGAATATTTGGCATCTACTGGGATTTCGTgaaatccctgatatcttcatttccctgcgacatatccACTACTAAAGCATGCTTCAGCCCGCCTTCAGCCTTCAACTCCTTCAAGTTTCAACCGAGCACTGAGCAGTTGCTGCAGCTTTTGAGCACGTATACTGTATACATTTCTCAAAATAAGCATGCCTATTTCGAGCATGCTGAAAAATCGAACGTCTGTCGATTTTTGAGCGtgctacaaattataataatgcaGCGCGGCCGGCAGAGGGCGCGGGCGTCGTTTAAGCACTGGtgcagcatagctagcacaagcacgtagacaaacgaaagaaactaaattttgacagttttaccggaaaaacattggagaaaaagtttctttcgtatctcgatatcttccgcttttgaaaatctataagtcaagcatgacgaaccgcttttgacatttagtttcttgattctttttttatttttattatggcacttggctataaaaccatggctagtgtcgagtaaatggcggcaaattaaaaaaatcgatgtatagcaaccctgtctatagccggaattacagttatgatctacaaactacgaataataaagttacttagtttttatttttcgtatttcgtagatcaaaactataattctggctatagacaaggttgctacttgctacacgtcgatttttttaatttgccgccatttactcgacactggccatgcttttatagccgaggtgccataattaaaaaaaaagaaccaagaaactaaatgtcaaaaaataataattgccgttgctttaatggttgctatggaaaaagtttcttgtctttgtccactgaaactcaagtcgatgggtggtgccatgctcgggaataagatatgtagacatgggaaagaaactgccattactttcttccgaagaatcgactgggaaaccgcgtgctagctacgctggtGGACGGGTTTCAGGTTTGTGGTAGTATCGAtcagttttagggttccgtagtcagcAAGGAACCCTtttagtttcggtctgtccgtccgtccgtctgtctgtttgtctgtaagcTTTTTTGCTCAGAGAGTATAAgatctacaaagctgtaattggcatgaatgcatatattaatgatgccgacaatgTTAATGAAATGCATATTCTAACTACTGTTACATGCTTGATGATGCTTCATGATGCTTCATGATGCTTCAGTTCATGGTTTCATGGACTCTctccaataaaaaaatactcaaaCCAATTGTCATTTGTCGTTTGTCGAATGTCAGTTGTCACATGTCATTTGTCAATTATCATAACAAAATATTCCGAAATCACATGTTTTTGTGTTAAAAGGAGATCGAGTTATTGTTATGAAAGTTATTCgtttttaataaactttaacATGAAGACATCAGTAAAACATATATACACATCGGTCGCATGTAACCGTACCCCAGAAGTAGTCGATTGGAATGAACAGGGACTCATATGTTTTGGAGCAACAAACGCAGTGGTTATTTACGATAGGGTAAgcattaaactataatatttcagaattatttattattaaatagaatTTATTATATCAAAAGTCTATATATTGCAAGATTAGACTAGAAACTAATTATCTGTTCATAATTTTCAGAATTCTAAAGATGAAGATCCTCTAATAGTTCTCAGTCATCACACATCTAAAGTAAACTCTGTTAAATGGGTCCGTAAAGAGGATGGCACATGTACAGAGTTGTTATCCTGTTCTGCCGATAAAACTGCTGCTATCTGGACGTTAAGTGATGGGTTATGGAAGGTCACCAGTGTCTTGAAAGGGCATGAAGAAGGAGTCAATTGCATACATGGATTATATACAGGAAATTGTTTGATAGTGTTCTCAGGATCAATAGATTCATCTGTCAGAGTGTGGGAAAGAACAGAAGGTGTGGttcaaattgtgttttttatttttttattgaataaacaAAATAGTTTGTCACATAATCCAttgatcgcggattcttggatcTATCATCGGATCGGACACGGATCTATCTATATTAGTCTCTTTGCTTAAGTAAGTAACTTTGCTAGCAAGTAATTTTTGTAAcaagtttaaaagtaaaaattcaTTTAAAGTGGCAATTATTGACTTGTAAGTAGtttcaaaatttattaaatagtgTTTTGTCCTCAACTAGCATTGGAttagtcacaaatcacaatatagaAGAGGACACAGACAATGtaacatagcttatattctATTGTGTTACTTACTTTCTTTACGAGCTAAGAGATATGACTTTAactcttttttattatgtatgtttaatGGAAGGGTTATCAAAGACTAATTCACATTTCAATCTATTTTTTCAGGTGTAGCAACACTGACTCAGACAATAAACTTGCACTCAGGCTTGTGTCTGACATTACATGCGGCTCTGCTACCTATATCCAACCAACCACTCTTGTTCTGTGCACTGGATGACCACAAGATACATGTGTTTGCTAAAATAGACGAGTACCACAGAGTCCACATGCTTATTGGACATGAAGATTGGGTTCGGGGACTTGATGTTTTGAAATTAGGCATGTATGGTATTATAACTATGTTTTCATTATCTGTATCAccacaaaaagttaaaaaaaaaagtaaaaccaaAAGGAACTATAAAGATTCCTCCTTTGTATGTTTTAAGTATATTTCTTCCAATGTTAATTCTAAGCAATTGATCCCAATTGACTCgttaatttgtttgttataatgtccagcaggcgtagcatggtcagaATAGAAACAGTTTCTTTCTATGGAAGTGGTGGACAAAATGACAGTTAgacaagacaaagtgacagttagacaatggaaatccgccattttgtcgataaaatctgttagtatgtcgattctttttCATGTCTACTGTTAGGCTAGCCCTGTTGGATGGGctatttatgtaatttataaaactataatttatatatttttttttaacataacatttttaaattattttcagatAATGAATGTATAATGCTCGCATCTGCCTCGCAAGACACATACATTCGTGTTTGGAAAATACAGAAGCACATAGAAGAGACCACTCATGGTATCAAAGTTGAACAGAAAGTTTTTAATGCATACAACATAGACTGGTCAGTGAAACTTGATGCAGTGCTGGCTGGTCACGAAGGTTGGGTGTATGGGGTGCAGTGGCAATCAATTAAAGGTGAGACTTCTGTGCATACTGGGCTGCGTTTGTTCAAGTCACTATAATAAGCCTGTGTGCTAAAACAGCATCCCATGGAAGCACTTTCCTGGAATAAACAGTGGCTTTAATATGTTAATCCAAAATGGTGTGtataatttatgtaagtataaatatcaataatgttacaatttatttttatttagcctTTTTTTTCCGAATTATCTGTTTTGCAGTATAATATAGTCTCTTAATTTGGTTGGCACAGGCCTCCATCAGCTCTTTCCAGTATTTTCTATCCTGTACTACTCTTGTCCAGTAGGGTCCAGCAGTAGTTGAAAAAACAGTCCCCTCAATTTCTAAGTATCTCCTCAATTAGTCGATGAAATACCTAATCAGTATCTAAGTCTTCCCATCTCATGGCGGGTCGACCTCTTGTCCTTTTGCCATCTCTTGGATACCACATAATGACTCTCTGACTCCATTTACTTCATTTGCATTGTACAGTGTGACCTGCCCATCTCCATTTTAGCATATTTGTCTGAGGATGTCGACTACTTTAGTTTTCATCCTGATTGTTAGGCTAAGCTGTCGGTCTTGCAATTTGCACCCCATCATGCTGCGCTCCATGGTTCTCTGTCATTTTGCTAGTTTTTCTCTATGCGCTTAGGAAAGGGACCATGTTTCAGAGCAATAAGTAAGGCAGGGAAGAACACATGTATTAAAAGTCTTGCTTTTTATACGCAAGCTTAGGTCTTTGCTTTTAAGAATCTCTTTTAGTGACCAAAATTTGTTCCAACCATGTGCTAtttgtttttctatttcttTGGTCATTTGGTCCTCGAAGGAAATTATCTGTCCAAGGTAAGTATAGTTTTCGACATATTCTAGTTTGTAGTCATTGACTGTTATGTCTTGGTTTGCAGAGTTTGTTACAATTAcatctgtatttttttattttataaaatgacacaaAAACGTTCTACATACTATTAATTATAGCTCTTATTTACAGATAGCAATGGCCAGTCCAGCTACAGAATTCTAACATCCTCCCTGGACAAAACCCTCATTATCTGGGAAACTGATAACCAGGGTGGGGCATGGGTGGAGAAAGTGAGGGTCGGAGAAGTGGGTGGTAATGGACTGGGCTTCTACGGCAGCAGATTCGGTCCAAACTCAATCCTAGCACATGGCTACAACGGATCTTTGCATATATGGGAACATAAGGtaaaaaaacaatgttttataataatttatcaggACCTAGAaatacactgacctccattatacaagtacgctggacttacgagaccctttgaaatgactgctggtttttgtgcctatttgaatcggaatcagcgcccccaatgcgggggaagagaactaaatttgacgtaaaaatgacgtttgaaagtcgccatattggcgctgatagcagtagtgggagtacttggaactaatactagtttctacaaccaaaagcgattaagcggccacttgcaagttacgtcagatttagttctcttcccccgcattgggggcgctgattccgcttcaaataggcacacaaagcaggtgggtatcataagtccagcgcaattgtataatggaggtcagtgtaaaaatatgaataaagaATTTTATTAGTACTTGGTTCATTAAAGTAAAACTTGCATATTAGAGTAGACCACAGGgacactgcacttttttgggataaaaaggaCCCTATGTAAATTCAGAACCTAAACAATTGACATGCCAATTTCATCAGAATCTGTTTGTAGTTTCTGCATGAAATGTTACAAACGTACACTGTCCCAAACTCTCGCctttataatacatataagTGTGATATAACATTAACTTGTTTCTGttgattaattatattttcaacCTTTATAATCTTTAGGTCTAGCAAGCTAGTAAGCAAGACTTTAAAGTGTTATCTTTAGGCCGACTTCACCAACGACTACTAAAGTAATTAATGCTTGAATTCCTGTCACGTTaactctttcgtttttcatattatgaatgaaagagatgaCATGACATtctaacaagctgttaacactaacagacgttggagGAATTGGTCCTTATTTATCTTTCTTATAACTTTTCAGAGCAGCAACTCGTGGGTTCCGAGTGTGGTGGCGGGCGGGCACTTCGGCGGCGCGGAGGAGGTGCGGTGGGAGGGGCGAGGGCGGTACCTCGCCAGCACCGCGCTGGATCAGACCACGCGTGTGCATGCGCCGTGGCGACGCAAGGGCAGTGAGTACCTATAATTCAAGACCGTTCACACAATTCCACATAGATTTAGCCTATtaccaataatattttaatgatgaaaaaaataatcttgaggAAAGAACCACTATAT
This DNA window, taken from Aricia agestis chromosome 11, ilAriAges1.1, whole genome shotgun sequence, encodes the following:
- the LOC121731939 gene encoding probable elongator complex protein 2, whose product is MSVVTCHLSIIITKYSEITCFCVKRRSSYCYESYSFLINFNMKTSVKHIYTSVACNRTPEVVDWNEQGLICFGATNAVVIYDRNSKDEDPLIVLSHHTSKVNSVKWVRKEDGTCTELLSCSADKTAAIWTLSDGLWKVTSVLKGHEEGVNCIHGLYTGNCLIVFSGSIDSSVRVWERTEGVATLTQTINLHSGLCLTLHAALLPISNQPLLFCALDDHKIHVFAKIDEYHRVHMLIGHEDWVRGLDVLKLDNECIMLASASQDTYIRVWKIQKHIEETTHGIKVEQKVFNAYNIDWSVKLDAVLAGHEGWVYGVQWQSIKDSNGQSSYRILTSSLDKTLIIWETDNQGGAWVEKVRVGEVGGNGLGFYGSRFGPNSILAHGYNGSLHIWEHKSSNSWVPSVVAGGHFGGAEEVRWEGRGRYLASTALDQTTRVHAPWRRKGSVTRWHEIARPQVHGYDLSALVLVSPTTLVSAAEEKVIRVFRAPNNFLLNYRNIVGDTLEDAIAGPEGASVPSLGLSNKAVFSEGDQKNGDDNDGYFVPIELTAPPTEETLMQNTLWPETHKLYGHGYEVHCLAAAADGSLLASACRATNVEHAAVILWETENWQQIQKLPSHNLTVTQLAFSPDSQRLLSVSRDRRWTIFKRREGSNLFDLEACTDKTNGVHTRIIWCCAWSHDGQVFGTGSRDGKVCLWSKTGSMSETSLEDYGLFGTPLEIPKESVTALDFAPRDAASRILAVGFDSGRIRIYGFDGDWSLKIELDNSAAHHLTVRRLCFRPGDDTWLASCGSDHLVRIYSIAL